A stretch of the Kushneria konosiri genome encodes the following:
- a CDS encoding CsbD family protein, translated as MLKNQIEGETKTAVGKAQEAYGDFADDNEMRTEGRLRSAAGQVQSQYGEVVDNAREFTVKQPVGALAIAATVGFVLGALITRR; from the coding sequence ATGCTCAAGAATCAGATCGAAGGCGAAACCAAGACTGCAGTAGGCAAGGCGCAGGAAGCCTATGGTGACTTTGCCGATGATAACGAGATGCGTACCGAAGGTCGTCTGCGCAGCGCAGCGGGCCAGGTACAGTCCCAGTATGGTGAAGTCGTTGACAATGCCCGCGAGTTTACGGTCAAGCAGCCGGTCGGCGCGCTGGCCATTGCAGCAACCGTCGGCTTTGTACTGGGTGCGCTGATCACACGTCGCTGA
- a CDS encoding transporter substrate-binding domain-containing protein, translating to MKALLSATCMATLLISGGVMAKTPDNVKLAIDVPYEPFVYRAPGGELEGFEIDLGNELCKRAQLECSWVEQPWDGIIPGLLARKYDAILSSMAITPERERQVLFSIPYYNTPSIWITARDRDIDIDDRDSLKGLSVGVQRGSIRDVYVTEMYGDVLDVRRYGSSQDVENDLESGRLDLAFEDYPLAIESIDFRNDDSPFKQIGTEISTPKRIFGSGAAMAFRTRDKALAEKFNQAIRDVYSDGTFDTLMNKYFDYDLSIHSELAK from the coding sequence ATGAAAGCACTGTTAAGCGCCACCTGTATGGCGACCCTTTTGATCTCTGGCGGTGTGATGGCCAAAACCCCGGACAACGTCAAGCTGGCCATCGACGTGCCCTATGAGCCCTTCGTCTATCGCGCCCCGGGGGGAGAGCTTGAAGGCTTCGAGATCGATCTGGGCAACGAACTCTGCAAGCGCGCTCAGCTTGAGTGCAGCTGGGTCGAACAGCCATGGGACGGCATCATCCCGGGACTTCTGGCGCGCAAGTACGACGCCATTCTGTCCTCCATGGCGATTACACCGGAGCGCGAGCGACAGGTGCTCTTTTCGATTCCCTACTACAACACGCCCAGCATCTGGATTACCGCCCGTGATCGCGATATCGACATTGATGATCGTGACAGTCTCAAGGGACTGAGCGTTGGCGTTCAGCGCGGCTCCATTCGCGATGTCTACGTCACCGAAATGTACGGTGATGTGCTCGATGTTCGCCGCTATGGGTCTTCCCAGGACGTTGAAAACGACCTTGAATCCGGCCGACTGGACCTGGCCTTTGAAGATTATCCGCTGGCCATCGAGAGCATCGATTTTCGCAATGATGACAGCCCCTTCAAGCAGATCGGGACCGAGATCAGCACGCCCAAACGCATTTTTGGCAGCGGCGCCGCCATGGCATTTCGCACGCGCGACAAGGCGCTGGCCGAGAAATTCAATCAGGCCATTCGCGATGTCTACAGTGATGGCACCTTCGACACCCTGATGAACAAGTATTTCGACTATGACCTGTCCATCCATTCCGAGCTTGCAAAGTAG
- a CDS encoding succinylglutamate desuccinylase/aspartoacylase family protein — MEHRTHELLGAVPGHISQLHSFHYGPQDSEHSIYIQASLHADELPGMLVAFKLKQHMAELEAAGLLHARVCIVPVANPIGLTQQLMDVPLGRYELETLKNFNRHYADMTDAIADDLTSELGSDDVNNIRIIRHRFLTALNNKSPANALESLQLTLQRLACQADYVLDLHCDFNAVAHLYTTPAAWPTFEPLARYFGARASMLATDSGGQSFDECFTLVWEQLRERFGEHFPIGYGTQSITLELRGQNDVDHELADHDSRAIVDWMIHLGLIHGEAPPLPVLEFPATPLSAMEFLVAPEGGLLVFHAHPGDQVVCGQLVAEIIDPIKDSVHEVRATQDGMIYARSQRRMATAGMIVADLAGHESRRSGYLLAP; from the coding sequence GTGGAACATCGTACTCATGAACTGCTGGGCGCCGTCCCGGGCCATATCAGCCAGCTACACAGTTTTCATTACGGCCCACAGGACAGTGAGCACAGCATCTATATCCAGGCCTCACTTCATGCCGATGAGCTGCCGGGCATGCTGGTAGCCTTCAAGCTCAAGCAGCACATGGCCGAGCTTGAAGCCGCCGGTCTTTTGCACGCACGCGTGTGTATCGTGCCGGTCGCCAACCCGATCGGGCTGACCCAGCAACTGATGGATGTTCCGCTGGGACGCTATGAGCTGGAAACCCTGAAAAACTTCAACCGCCACTATGCGGACATGACCGATGCCATTGCCGACGATCTGACGAGTGAGCTGGGCAGCGATGACGTCAATAACATACGCATTATCAGGCATCGTTTTCTCACCGCGCTGAACAACAAATCACCTGCCAACGCTCTTGAGTCACTGCAACTCACCCTGCAGCGCCTCGCCTGTCAGGCCGATTACGTACTGGACCTGCATTGTGATTTCAACGCCGTGGCGCATCTCTACACCACACCGGCTGCCTGGCCGACATTCGAGCCGCTGGCACGCTATTTCGGCGCCCGTGCCAGCATGCTGGCAACCGACTCGGGCGGTCAGTCGTTTGATGAGTGCTTCACGCTGGTCTGGGAGCAGCTACGCGAGCGTTTTGGCGAGCACTTCCCGATTGGCTACGGTACGCAGTCCATCACCCTGGAGCTTCGCGGGCAGAATGATGTCGATCACGAACTGGCCGATCACGACAGTCGCGCCATTGTTGACTGGATGATCCATCTCGGACTGATTCATGGCGAAGCACCGCCACTGCCGGTACTGGAATTTCCGGCCACGCCGCTGTCGGCGATGGAATTTCTGGTGGCCCCTGAAGGCGGTCTGCTGGTCTTTCATGCCCACCCGGGCGACCAGGTGGTCTGCGGTCAGCTCGTGGCCGAAATCATTGATCCGATCAAGGATAGCGTCCATGAGGTACGCGCAACACAGGACGGCATGATCTATGCCAGAAGCCAGCGACGCATGGCGACCGCCGGCATGATCGTGGCAGACCTGGCCGGTCACGAGAGCCGTCGCAGCGGCTATCTGCTGGCCCCCTGA
- a CDS encoding ATP-dependent DNA helicase, translating to MSAEGAIAALNGDDTPRYRVAVRALCEFTARAGDLDLRFTPAPTAQQGIAGHQVVASRRGEHYEHEVALEGRYGALIVRGRADGFDPTLKRLEEVKTHRGDIDAMPANQRALHWAQAKVYGALLCRERSLDSIEIALVYFDIEQQRESVLVETMTRNVLEAFFIEQCERFIHWAEQELAHEAARTQRLTQLSFPHPDFRPGQRALAESVFKAISTRRDLMLQAPTGIGKTLGTLFPALKAMPGQRVDRLFFLTARTTGRRLALEALTTLGMAHPPVDEGDPGIRTLELIARDRACEHPELACHGESCPLASGFYDRLPRARQAAVRAGWLDQQGLRRVALDHSVCPYYLSQEMAHWCDVVIGDVNYWFDTSAMLYALTRQHQWRVSLLIDEAHNLVERGRAMYGAEFDQGRFAAARRDAPTALRRPLDRLWRQWKALLRAHEGDYVCLESPPRKLFNALSQFVTAVGDFMVDTPVALDSVLLEAWFDAMQITRIADIASEVDAEHYLLDIERRGRQATLSLRNVVPAPLLAPRFEAAHATVLFSATLSPSHYYRDQLGLDIATPWLEMASPFTACQLEVHLADHISTRYRDRRASLAPIAELMAHQFRRRPGNYLAFFSSFDYLEQVSRALADHAPDVAQWSQSRRMSEPERDAFLARFTSEGQGIGFAVLGGIFGEGIDLPGERLIGAFIATLGLSQFNPVNEQMKARMEALFGDGYRYAYLYPGITRVVQAAGRVIRSPEDRGVIHLIDDRFRHHEIQTLLPGWWTLPRGG from the coding sequence TTGAGCGCAGAGGGGGCCATCGCAGCATTGAATGGCGACGACACGCCGCGCTATCGCGTGGCAGTGCGCGCGCTGTGTGAATTTACCGCGCGCGCGGGTGACCTTGATCTGCGATTTACGCCTGCGCCCACCGCGCAGCAGGGCATTGCCGGCCATCAGGTGGTGGCTTCACGTCGAGGCGAGCACTACGAGCACGAGGTCGCCCTTGAAGGCCGATATGGCGCACTGATCGTTCGTGGCCGGGCCGATGGGTTTGATCCGACGCTTAAAAGACTGGAAGAGGTCAAGACCCATCGCGGTGATATTGACGCCATGCCGGCCAATCAGCGCGCCCTGCACTGGGCGCAGGCGAAGGTCTACGGCGCGCTGTTGTGCCGCGAGCGTTCACTCGATTCGATCGAGATCGCACTGGTCTATTTCGACATCGAGCAGCAGCGGGAAAGCGTGCTGGTAGAGACGATGACGCGCAATGTGCTGGAAGCCTTTTTTATCGAGCAGTGCGAGCGCTTCATCCACTGGGCCGAGCAGGAGCTTGCACATGAGGCTGCCCGTACGCAGCGGTTAACGCAGCTTTCGTTTCCTCACCCCGATTTTCGACCCGGTCAGCGGGCGCTGGCGGAAAGTGTTTTCAAGGCGATCAGCACCCGGCGTGATCTGATGCTGCAGGCGCCAACCGGTATCGGCAAGACGCTGGGGACGCTGTTTCCCGCCCTCAAGGCCATGCCGGGCCAGCGTGTTGATCGTCTGTTCTTTCTCACCGCGCGTACCACCGGGCGTCGGCTGGCGCTCGAGGCGTTGACCACGCTAGGCATGGCGCATCCTCCTGTAGATGAGGGCGATCCCGGCATTCGAACGCTGGAGCTGATCGCTCGTGACAGGGCCTGCGAGCATCCGGAGCTTGCCTGCCATGGCGAGAGCTGCCCATTGGCCAGCGGCTTTTATGATCGGCTGCCCCGGGCGCGCCAGGCCGCCGTGCGAGCGGGATGGCTGGATCAGCAGGGCCTGCGCCGCGTCGCACTGGATCACAGCGTCTGTCCCTACTATTTGAGTCAGGAGATGGCGCACTGGTGCGATGTCGTGATCGGGGATGTCAATTACTGGTTTGATACCAGCGCAATGCTGTATGCCCTGACGCGACAGCATCAGTGGCGGGTCAGTCTTCTGATCGATGAGGCGCACAATCTCGTTGAGCGCGGGCGGGCCATGTACGGCGCCGAATTTGATCAGGGCCGCTTTGCAGCGGCTCGACGTGATGCACCGACCGCACTCAGGCGACCGCTGGACAGGCTCTGGCGACAGTGGAAGGCCTTGCTGCGAGCGCATGAGGGCGACTACGTGTGTCTCGAGTCGCCGCCGCGCAAGCTGTTCAATGCGCTGTCGCAGTTCGTCACGGCCGTTGGAGACTTCATGGTCGATACGCCTGTCGCTCTGGACAGCGTGCTGCTGGAAGCCTGGTTTGACGCCATGCAGATCACACGGATTGCCGACATTGCCAGCGAGGTGGATGCCGAACATTATCTGCTGGACATCGAACGACGCGGGCGCCAGGCGACGCTGTCCCTGCGCAATGTGGTGCCGGCCCCGCTGCTGGCACCACGGTTTGAGGCAGCGCACGCGACTGTCCTGTTTTCTGCAACGCTTTCGCCGAGCCATTACTATCGTGATCAGCTCGGGCTTGATATCGCCACGCCCTGGCTTGAAATGGCATCTCCCTTTACGGCCTGCCAGCTCGAGGTCCACCTGGCCGATCATATTTCAACGCGCTATCGCGACCGACGCGCCTCGCTCGCCCCCATTGCCGAACTGATGGCGCATCAGTTTCGCCGGCGTCCCGGCAACTATCTGGCCTTTTTCAGCAGCTTTGACTATCTCGAGCAGGTCAGCCGTGCGCTGGCGGACCATGCGCCTGATGTGGCGCAGTGGTCACAGTCTCGGCGCATGTCAGAACCCGAGCGAGATGCCTTTCTGGCGCGCTTCACGTCAGAGGGGCAGGGCATCGGCTTTGCCGTGCTGGGAGGGATTTTCGGTGAAGGGATCGATCTGCCCGGCGAGCGCTTGATCGGAGCCTTTATCGCAACGCTTGGGCTTTCGCAGTTCAACCCTGTCAACGAGCAGATGAAGGCACGCATGGAGGCGCTGTTTGGCGATGGCTATCGCTACGCTTATCTCTATCCGGGCATCACTCGAGTCGTGCAGGCTGCCGGCCGTGTGATTCGCTCCCCCGAGGATCGCGGCGTCATCCATCTCATCGATGATCGCTTCAGACATCACGAGATTCAAACCCTGCTGCCCGGCTGGTGGACGCTTCCACGGGGCGGTTGA
- a CDS encoding VRR-NUC domain-containing protein, translating into MNSTPACVASTDVPLLSVADSLNDPLYYLVNFDNVVTWVSERYDDLLDDAERDFITCFKRLPVSSKALLVRMIMRKGEHFRLDRLAYEEIGKTSTALTPLIEQGLVDARPCLTLEQLFDLFTRDELVGMFSDHLSRPRDRKALLKETLIPIFDQALTLDAWCSVTGQPMTSRVVRLTTMTVCERLRLMFFGNLRQQFSEFVLADQGIYRFEVVPFTRDSRPFQSRADIERYWQIHDCRARFEAGHDIDEVLAALPSCLEGSLWLEARRGRVLYAIARYCERQGELARASELYAQSRHGEARIRRIRVLERLDEFEQALTLCRDAQQVPTSEAERQQAARIQPRLHRALDMEKPLLEAQTAARRCDVILPRSPSVERAVREHLETSEAPVFYVENTLINALFGLLCWEAIFAPLPGAFFHPFQSGPADLMRPEFYPQRESYFTHCLARLEAGTWQQAIRQRYREKQGIQSPFVHWGALNEELLTLALECLPPAHLRYWFERLLTDIRANRSGMPDLIRFYPNAPEGSPRYEMIEVKGPGDRLQDNQKRWIAFCAQHDMPVTVCHVRWSDDEGTT; encoded by the coding sequence ATGAACAGTACACCTGCCTGTGTCGCGTCTACTGACGTTCCCCTTTTAAGCGTTGCGGATTCGCTGAACGACCCGCTTTATTACCTGGTCAATTTTGACAACGTCGTGACCTGGGTCAGCGAGCGTTACGACGATCTGCTGGACGACGCCGAGCGTGATTTCATCACGTGCTTCAAACGCCTGCCCGTATCTTCCAAAGCGCTTTTGGTGCGCATGATCATGCGCAAGGGCGAGCATTTTCGTCTCGATCGTCTTGCCTACGAGGAGATCGGGAAGACCTCAACGGCACTTACGCCACTGATCGAGCAGGGGCTTGTGGATGCGCGTCCCTGCCTGACGCTGGAGCAGCTGTTCGACCTTTTCACGCGAGATGAACTGGTCGGCATGTTCAGTGATCACCTGAGTCGACCTCGTGATCGCAAGGCACTGCTGAAAGAAACCCTGATACCGATATTTGATCAGGCGCTGACGCTTGATGCGTGGTGCTCGGTCACGGGACAGCCCATGACCTCCCGGGTCGTTCGGCTGACCACCATGACGGTGTGTGAGCGGCTTCGTCTGATGTTCTTTGGCAACCTGCGCCAGCAGTTTTCCGAGTTCGTGCTGGCGGATCAGGGCATTTACCGCTTTGAAGTGGTGCCCTTCACTCGAGACTCGCGACCCTTTCAGTCCCGCGCGGATATCGAACGCTACTGGCAGATTCACGACTGCCGGGCGCGCTTTGAAGCCGGTCATGATATCGACGAGGTACTGGCGGCACTGCCTTCATGTCTGGAGGGCAGCCTCTGGCTGGAGGCGCGACGGGGTCGGGTACTCTACGCCATCGCCCGTTACTGCGAGCGTCAGGGCGAATTGGCACGTGCCAGCGAGCTTTACGCTCAAAGCCGCCATGGTGAGGCGCGCATTCGTCGCATACGAGTGCTGGAGCGGCTGGATGAGTTCGAGCAGGCACTGACTCTGTGCCGTGATGCTCAGCAGGTGCCCACCAGTGAAGCCGAGCGTCAGCAGGCCGCGCGTATTCAGCCGAGGCTGCATCGTGCGCTCGACATGGAAAAACCGTTACTCGAAGCCCAGACGGCTGCTCGGCGGTGCGATGTGATCCTGCCGCGCAGTCCCTCGGTCGAGCGCGCCGTGCGTGAGCATCTGGAGACCTCTGAGGCGCCGGTGTTTTATGTCGAAAACACGCTGATCAACGCACTCTTTGGCCTGCTGTGCTGGGAGGCCATCTTTGCACCGCTGCCCGGGGCCTTCTTTCACCCGTTTCAAAGCGGTCCCGCCGATCTGATGCGCCCTGAATTTTATCCGCAGCGTGAGTCGTATTTTACGCACTGTCTGGCGCGACTCGAGGCGGGGACATGGCAGCAGGCTATCCGACAGCGCTACCGGGAAAAGCAGGGGATACAGTCTCCCTTCGTGCACTGGGGCGCCCTGAATGAAGAACTTTTGACGCTGGCACTGGAATGCCTGCCGCCGGCGCATCTGCGTTACTGGTTCGAGCGGCTTTTAACCGATATTCGGGCCAATCGGTCCGGCATGCCGGACCTCATCCGCTTCTATCCGAACGCCCCGGAAGGCTCACCGCGCTATGAGATGATCGAGGTCAAGGGACCCGGCGATCGGCTACAGGACAACCAGAAGCGCTGGATTGCCTTTTGTGCGCAGCACGATATGCCGGTCACGGTGTGTCATGTGCGCTGGAGCGATGACGAGGGCACGACTTGA